In Mytilus edulis chromosome 6, xbMytEdul2.2, whole genome shotgun sequence, the following proteins share a genomic window:
- the LOC139527129 gene encoding uncharacterized protein, which translates to MEVDSDSFLFLDPNTSIMILQGNEIWSPPLPPLNDVANSSNQVTASTSSENPNPQQFLSFIENLKVAKRKAVTSVSESRNSSKKSKMPQFVSVSTGWMHYDYADRKFKQVRSSTTQQLPRSDLTIPSSSSYGETLKIMENLYFHNGKNFRGRVSSMVTQLGNSHGEEIPSFTNIFEYGVRCSTQKSRIYLLTRKKIADVFCVTDSSSADEGNDPGLVASTSSSPYTVNAGRCSPTAMTPQNQMQTSWTNFNNSPQSQMDTRTPQTQTATWTDSIMHVPAGTPTVLVPVDRRCSICCDRERNAVIVPCIHTFCLECALQIEGMGQDCPQCRGTIEDVKEMFLD; encoded by the exons ATGGAAGTGGATTCAGATAGCTTTCTTTTCTTAGATCCAAATACCAGCATCATGATATTACAAGGAAATGAGATATGGTCACCACCACTACCTCCATTAAATG ATGTTGCTAATTCATCAAACCAAGTTACAGCTAGTACAAGTAGTGAAAATCCAA atcCACAACAGTTTCTCAGTTTTATAGAAAACTTAAAAGTTGCAAAAAGAAAAGCT GTAACATCTGTTTCTGAATCAAGGAATAGTTCAAAAAAGTCTAAAATGCCCCAATTTGTAAGTGTATCTACAGGATGGATGCATTACGATTACGCTGACAGAAAATTTAAACAAGTAAGAAGTAGTACAACTCAACAATTACCCAGATCGGACTTAACTATTCCATCAAGCTCGAGTTATGGTGAAACACTGAAAATAATGGAAAATCTTTACTTCCACAATGGAAAAAACTTCAGGGGAAGAGTGTCATCCATGGTAACTCAGCTGGGTAACAGCCATGGGGAGGAAATACCAAGTTTTACTAATATCTTTGAGTATGGAGTACGATGTTCCACCCAGAAATCAAGGATTTATCTTTTAACCAGGAAGAAG ATTGCTGATGTATTTTGTGTGACAGATTCTTCATCTGCAGATGAAGGAAATGATCCAGGTCTTGTAGCATCAACAAGTTCTAGTCCTTATACAGTTAATGCTGGTAGATGTTCACCAACAGCTATGACTCCACAAAATCAAATGCAGACTTCCTGGACAAACTTTAATAATTCTCCTCAATCCCAAATGGATACAAGAACTCCTCAGACACAAACAGCAACTTGGACAGACTCCATTATGCATGTGCCTGCTGGCACACCTACT GTTTTGGTGCCTGTTGATAGAAGGTGTTCCATTTGCTGTGATAGAGAAAGGAATGCTGTGATTGTTCCTTGTATTCACACTTTTTGTTTAGAGTGTGCCCTGCAAATAGAGGGCATGGGCCAGGATTGCCCGCAGTGCAGGGGAACAATAGAGGATGTCAAAGAAATGTTTCTGGATTAA